Proteins encoded by one window of Arabidopsis thaliana chromosome 2, partial sequence:
- a CDS encoding RNA-binding (RRM/RBD/RNP motifs) family protein (RNA-binding (RRM/RBD/RNP motifs) family protein; FUNCTIONS IN: RNA binding, poly(U) RNA binding; INVOLVED IN: response to cold, response to abscisic acid stimulus, innate immune response; LOCATED IN: in 6 components; EXPRESSED IN: 26 plant structures; EXPRESSED DURING: 15 growth stages; CONTAINS InterPro DOMAIN/s: RNA recognition motif, RNP-1 (InterPro:IPR000504), Nucleotide-binding, alpha-beta plait (InterPro:IPR012677); BEST Arabidopsis thaliana protein match is: chloroplast RNA-binding protein 29 (TAIR:AT3G53460.3); Has 997478 Blast hits to 497195 proteins in 22066 species: Archae - 21542; Bacteria - 603238; Metazoa - 188798; Fungi - 28200; Plants - 60491; Viruses - 70820; Other Eukaryotes - 24389 (source: NCBI BLink).), translated as MAASASSLALSSFNPKSLPFGVSRPASVSLLSPSLSFKLNSDSVSFSIAAKWNSPASRFARNVAITSEFEVEEDGFADVAPPKEQSFSADLKLFVGNLPFNVDSAQLAQLFESAGNVEMVEVIYDKITGRSRGFGFVTMSSVSEVEAAAQQFNGYELDGRPLRVNAGPPPPKREDGFSRGPRSSFGSSGSGYGGGGGSGAGSGNRVYVGNLSWGVDDMALESLFSEQGKVVEARVIYDRDSGRSKGFGFVTYDSSQEVQNAIKSLDGADLDGRQIRVSEAEARPPRRQY; from the exons atgGCTGCTTCAGCTTCgtctctcgctctctcttccttcaacCCTAAATCTCTTCCTTTCGGCGTCTCCAGACCTGCCTCCGTTTCCCTCTTATCTCCTTCCCTCTCCTTTAAACTCAATTCCGACTCCGTTTCCTTCTCCATCGCCGCCAAATGGAACTCTCCCGCTTCTCGCTTCGCCCGTAACGTTGCGATTACCTCAGAGTTCGAGGTGGAAGAAGATGGTTTCGCTGACGTCGCTCCGCCAAAAGAGCAATCTTTCTCTGCTGACCTTAAACTCTTCGTTGGTAACCTTCCTTTCAACGTTGACAGTGCTCAGCTCGCTCAGCTCTTTGAGAGTGCCGGAAATGTTGAGATGGTTGAG GTAATCTATGACAAAATTACAGGAAGAAGCAGAGGTTTTGGATTCGTGACTATGTCTTCAGTTTCTGAAGTTGAGGCAGCTGCTCAGCAGTTCAATGGCTAT GAGTTGGATGGTAGACCTTTGAGAGTCAATGCTGGTCCCCCACCACCAAAGAGGGAAGATGGTTTCTCCAGAGGACCTAGGAGCAGCTTTGGAAGCTCAGGTTCTGGAtatggaggaggtggtggttcTGGTGCTGGTTCAGGAAACCGTGTTTATGTGGGTAACCTCTCTTGGGGAGTTGATGACATGGCTCTTGAGAGTTTGTTCTCGGAGCAAGGAAAGGTTGTTGAGGCCAGAGTCATCTACGACAGGGACAGTGGTCGATCcaagggttttggatttgtgaCATACGACTCTTCTCAAGAGGTCCAAAATGCCATCAAGTCCTTGGATGGTGCT GATTTGGACGGTAGACAAATTAGAGTCTCGGAAGCTGAGGCTAGGCCTCCAAGGCGCCAATATTGA
- a CDS encoding Tetratricopeptide repeat (TPR)-like superfamily protein (Tetratricopeptide repeat (TPR)-like superfamily protein; INVOLVED IN: biological_process unknown; LOCATED IN: chloroplast thylakoid membrane; EXPRESSED DURING: seedling growth; CONTAINS InterPro DOMAIN/s: Pentatricopeptide repeat (InterPro:IPR002885); BEST Arabidopsis thaliana protein match is: Tetratricopeptide repeat (TPR)-like superfamily protein (TAIR:AT1G02060.1); Has 41954 Blast hits to 13568 proteins in 300 species: Archae - 4; Bacteria - 36; Metazoa - 406; Fungi - 591; Plants - 39794; Viruses - 0; Other Eukaryotes - 1123 (source: NCBI BLink).), translating into MAFISRSKRYQSKARVYLSLPRSSNSSLFSLPRLFSTIEETQTPANANPETQSPDAKSETKKNLTSTETRPLRERFQRGKRQNHEKLEDTICRMMDNRAWTTRLQNSIRDLVPEWDHSLVYNVLHGAKKLEHALQFFRWTERSGLIRHDRDTHMKMIKMLGEVSKLNHARCILLDMPEKGVPWDEDMFVVLIESYGKAGIVQESVKIFQKMKDLGVERTIKSYNSLFKVILRRGRYMMAKRYFNKMVSEGVEPTRHTYNLMLWGFFLSLRLETALRFFEDMKTRGISPDDATFNTMINGFCRFKKMDEAEKLFVEMKGNKIGPSVVSYTTMIKGYLAVDRVDDGLRIFEEMRSSGIEPNATTYSTLLPGLCDAGKMVEAKNILKNMMAKHIAPKDNSIFLKLLVSQSKAGDMAAATEVLKAMATLNVPAEAGHYGVLIENQCKASAYNRAIKLLDTLIEKEIILRHQDTLEMEPSAYNPIIEYLCNNGQTAKAEVLFRQLMKRGVQDQDALNNLIRGHAKEGNPDSSYEILKIMSRRGVPRESNAYELLIKSYMSKGEPGDAKTALDSMVEDGHVPDSSLFRSVIESLFEDGRVQTASRVMMIMIDKNVGIEDNMDLIAKILEALLMRGHVEEALGRIDLLNQNGHTADLDSLLSVLSEKGKTIAALKLLDFGLERDLSLEFSSYDKVLDALLGAGKTLNAYSVLCKIMEKGSSTDWKSSDELIKSLNQEGNTKQADVLSRMIKKGQGIKKQNNVSL; encoded by the coding sequence ATGGCTTTCATTTCCAGATCTAAACGCTACCAATCAAAAGCTAGGGTTTATCTCTCGCTTCCCAGATCATCAAactcatctctcttctcactCCCTCGTCTATTCAGCACCATCGAAGAAACCCAAACTCCAGCAAACGCAAACCCAGAAACCCAATCTCCAGATGCAAAATCcgagacgaagaagaatcTGACTTCTACAGAGACGAGACCACTCAGAGAGAGGTTCCAACGAGGTAAGCGTCAAAACCATGAAAAGCTAGAGGATACAATATGTAGAATGATGGATAATCGTGCTTGGACGACTCGTTTACAGAACTCAATCCGAGATCTTGTACCTGAATGGGATCATTCTTTAGTCTATAATGTATTGCACGGTGCTAAGAAACTTGAGCATGCTCTTCAATTTTTCCGGTGGACGGAGAGATCTGGATTGATTCGTCATGATAGAGATACACATATGAAAATGATTAAGATGCTTGGAGAGGTTTCGAAGCTTAATCATGCTAGGTGTATTTTATTGGATATGCCTGAAAAGGGTGTTCCTTGGGATGAGGATATGTTTGTGGTGCTTATTGAGAGTTATGGAAAAGCTGGGATTGTTCAAGAGTCTGTTAAAATCTTTCAGAAGATGAAGGATTTGGGTGTGGAGAGGACGATTAAGTCGTATAATAGTTTGTTTAAGGTGATTTTGAGGCGTGGTAGGTATATGATGGCGAAACGGTATTTCAATAAGATGGTTAGTGAGGGTGTTGAGCCAACGAGGCATACTTATAATCTAATGCTGTGGGGgttctttttgtctttgagGTTAGAGACTGCTCTGAGGTTCTTTGAAGATATGAAAACTAGAGGGATCTCGCCGGATGATGCTACGTTTAATACTATGATCAATGGGTTCTGCCGGTTTAAGAAGATGGATGAGGCAGAGAAGTTGTTTGTGGAGATGAAAGGGAATAAGATTGGGCCTAGTGTTGTGAGTTACACCACGATGATTAAAGGATATCTTGCGGTGGACCGAGTTGATGATGGGTTGAGAATCTTTGAGGAGATGAGATCTTCTGGTATTGAGCCTAATGCTACTACGTATTCGACGTTGTTGCCTGGTCTGTGTGATGCAGGGAAAATGGTGGAGGCTAAGAATATCTTGAAGAATATGATGGCGAAACACATTGCTCCAAAAGATAACTCGATCTTTCTTAAGCTTTTGGTGTCTCAGAGCAAAGCAGGGGATATGGCGGCAGCCACTGAGGTGCTCAAAGCCATGGCTACACTGAATGTTCCAGCAGAGGCGGGACACTATGGGGTTTTGATTGAGAACCAATGCAAGGCTAGTGCATACAATCGTGCTATCAAGCTTTTAGATACGCTTATTGAGAAAGAAATCATATTGAGGCATCAGGATACTCTGGAAATGGAGCCCAGCGCTTACAACCCAATAATCGAGTATTTGTGCAACAATGGCCAAACGGCAAAAGCAGAAGTGCTTTTCAGGCAGCTGATGAAAAGAGGTGTCCAAGACCAAGATGCCTTAAACAATCTAATCCGTGGTCATGCAAAGGAAGGAAACCCAGACTCTAGTTACGAGATTCTGAAGATAATGTCGAGGAGAGGTGTCCCTAGAGAATCAAACGCATATGAGCTGCTCATCAAGAGCTACATGAGCAAAGGTGAGCCTGGAGACGCGAAAACCGCACTGGACAGCATGGTCGAAGACGGGCATGTCCCAGACTCATCGCTTTTCAGGTCAGTGATTGAGAGTTTGTTCGAGGATGGTAGGGTGCAGACAGCAAGCCGtgtgatgatgatcatgataGATAAAAACGTTGGTATCGAAGACAACATGGATTTGATTGCCAAGATCTTGGAAGCCCTCTTAATGAGAGGACACGTAGAAGAAGCCCTGGGGCGTATAGATCTTCTGAACCAAAACGGACACACAGCTGATCTGGACAGCCTCTTATCTGTCTTAAGCGAGAAAGGGAAGACGATTGCAGCATTGAAGCTGTTAGATTTCGGGTTGGAGAGAGATCTCAGCTTAGAGTTTTCGAGCTACGACAAAGTGTTGGATGCGCTTTTAGGAGCTGGGAAGACTCTGAATGCGTACTCAGTTCTTTGTAAGATCATGGAGAAAGGAAGTTCAACAGATTGGAAGAGCTCTGATGAACTGATCAAAAGCTTGAACCAAGAAGGGAACACAAAGCAAGCTGATGTTCTTTCTAGAATGATCAAGAAGGGACAaggaatcaagaaacaaaacaatgtttcTCTATAG
- a CDS encoding Thioredoxin superfamily protein (Thioredoxin superfamily protein; FUNCTIONS IN: oxidoreductase activity, antioxidant activity; INVOLVED IN: biological_process unknown; LOCATED IN: chloroplast; EXPRESSED IN: 21 plant structures; EXPRESSED DURING: 14 growth stages; CONTAINS InterPro DOMAIN/s: Thioredoxin fold (InterPro:IPR012335), Alkyl hydroperoxide reductase/ Thiol specific antioxidant/ Mal allergen (InterPro:IPR000866), Thioredoxin-like fold (InterPro:IPR012336); BEST Arabidopsis thaliana protein match is: Thioredoxin superfamily protein (TAIR:AT5G65840.1); Has 368 Blast hits to 368 proteins in 75 species: Archae - 0; Bacteria - 23; Metazoa - 194; Fungi - 17; Plants - 121; Viruses - 0; Other Eukaryotes - 13 (source: NCBI BLink).): MAIALSSSSTITSITLQPKLKTIHGLGTVLPGYSVKSHFRSVSLRRSAVVVSAITGASSGAGIGKGTADSLDTVKVLDLRGNEIPISDLWKDRKAVVAFARHFGCVLCRKRAAYLAEKKDVMDASGVALVLIGPGSIDQANTFVEQTKFKGEVYADPNHASYEALEFVSGVSVTFTPKAAMKILESYMEGYRQDWKLSFMKDTVERGGWQQGGILVAGPGKDNISYIRKDKEAGDDPPVEEILKACCA, translated from the exons ATGGCGATTGCTCTCTCGTCGTCGTCGACGATCACGTCCATTACTCTGCAGCCGAAGCTGAAGACGATTCATGGATTAGGGACAGTACTTCCTGGTTATTCGGTCAAATCTCACTTTCGTAGTGTCTCTCTCCGGCGTAGCGCCGTGGTCGTGTCGGCCATTACCGGAGCTTCTTCCG GAGCTGGAATAGGGAAAGGTACAGCTGATTCGCTAGATACAGTGAAAGTCTTGGATTTGAGAGGAAATGAGATTCCGATTTCTGATTTATGGAAAGATAGGAAGGCCGTTGTTGCATTTGCTCGTCATTTTGG ATGTGTGCTCTGTCGGAAACGAGCAGCTTATCTTGCAGAAAAGAAG GATGTGATGGATGCATCTGGTGTTGCTCTTGTTCTGATCGGACCGGGAAGCATCGATCAG GCTAATACTTTTGTGGAACAGACTAAGTTTAAAGGAG AGGTCTATGCGGATCCAAACCACGCATCATACGAGGCGCTTGAGTTCGTTTCAGGGGTTTCTGTTACATTTACACCCAAA GCTGCTATGAAGATACTAGAGTCTTACATGGAAGGATACCGCCAAGACTGGAAACTCTCGTTTATGAAAGATACAGTTGAAAGAGGCGGCTG GCAACAAGGCGGAATCTTAGTTGCTGGCCCTGGGAAAGATAACATCTCTTATATACGCAAG GACAAAGAAGCCGGTGATGACCCGCCTGTTGAAGAGATCCTTAAAGCGTGTTGTGCTTGA
- the ADK gene encoding adenosine kinase (adenosine kinase (ADK); CONTAINS InterPro DOMAIN/s: Adenylate kinase, subfamily (InterPro:IPR006259), Adenylate kinase (InterPro:IPR000850); BEST Arabidopsis thaliana protein match is: P-loop containing nucleoside triphosphate hydrolases superfamily protein (TAIR:AT2G39270.1); Has 14783 Blast hits to 14646 proteins in 5115 species: Archae - 103; Bacteria - 9935; Metazoa - 1161; Fungi - 479; Plants - 468; Viruses - 0; Other Eukaryotes - 2637 (source: NCBI BLink).) produces MARLVRVARSSSLFGFGNRFYSTSAEASHASSPSPFLHGGGASRVAPKDRNVQWVFLGCPGVGKGTYASRLSTLLGVPHIATGDLVREELASSGPLSQKLSEIVNQGKLVSDEIIVDLLSKRLEAGEARGESGFILDGFPRTMRQAEILGDVTDIDLVVNLKLPEEVLVDKCLGRRTCSQCGKGFNVAHINLKGENGRPGISMDPLLPPHQCMSKLVTRADDTEEVVKARLRIYNETSQPLEEYYRTKGKLMEFDLPGGIPESWPRLLEALRLDDYEEKQSVAA; encoded by the exons ATGGCGAGATTAGTGCGTGTGGCTAGATCCTCCTCCCTCTTTGGCTTTGGTAACCGTTTCTACTCTACTTCAGCCGAAGCTAGCCACGCGTCGTCGCCTTCGCCGTTTCTTCACGGCGGCGGAGCTAGCAGGGTTGCTCCGAAAGATAGAAATGTTCAGTGGGTGTTTTTGGGATGTCCTGGTGTTGGAAAAGGAACTTACGCTAGTAGACTATCAACCCTTCTCGGCGTTCCTCACATCGCCACCGGCGATCTCGTCCGTGAAGAGCTTGCATCTTCTGGACCTCTCTCTCAAAAG CTATCGGAGATTGTAAATCAGGGAAAATTGGTTTCTGATGAGATCATTGTAGACTTATTGTCCAAAAGACTTGAGGCTGGTGAAGCTAGAGGTGAATCAGGGTTTATCCTTGATGGCTTTCCTCGTACCATGAGACAAGCT GAAATACTGGGAGATGTAACTGACATCGATTTGGTGGTGAATTTGAAGCTTCCTGAGGAAGTTTTGGTTGACAAATGCCTTGGAAGGAGAACATGTAGTCAATGTGGCAAGGGTTTTAATGTAGCTCACATCAACTTAAAGGGTGAGAATGGAAGACCTGGAATTAGTATGGATCCACTTCTCCCTCCACATCAATGTATGTCAAAGCTTGTCACTCGAGCTGATGATACTGAAGAGGTGGTGAAAGCAAGGCTTCGTATATACAATGAAACG AGCCAGCCTCTTGAAGAATACTACCGTACCAAGGGAAAGCTTATGGAGTTTGACTTACCTGGAGGCATCCCAGAGTCATGGCCAAGGCTATTGGAAGCTTTAAGGCTTGACGATTACGAGGAGAAACAGTCTGTCGCAGCATAA
- the TTG2 gene encoding WRKY family transcription factor family protein (TRANSPARENT TESTA GLABRA 2 (TTG2); CONTAINS InterPro DOMAIN/s: DNA-binding WRKY (InterPro:IPR003657); BEST Arabidopsis thaliana protein match is: WRKY DNA-binding protein 3 (TAIR:AT2G03340.1); Has 30201 Blast hits to 17322 proteins in 780 species: Archae - 12; Bacteria - 1396; Metazoa - 17338; Fungi - 3422; Plants - 5037; Viruses - 0; Other Eukaryotes - 2996 (source: NCBI BLink).): MEVNDGERVVIAKPVASRPSSSSGFRTFTELLTDSVTVSPQTTCHEIVDAAIRPKTLRFNQPVAASVSCPRAEVKGIGNGMSCDDDSDSRNYVVYKPKAKLVSKATVSALANMLQGNRQQTWRQSEAVSYGKSVSQGTHRAGPNLVQKVPSFTESETSTGDRSSVDGYNWRKYGQKQVKGSECPRSYYKCTHPKCPVKKKVERSVEGQVSEIVYQGEHNHSKPSCPLPRRASSSISSGFQKPPKSIASEGSMGQDPNNNLYSPLWNNQSNDSTQNRTEKMSEGCVITPFEFAVPRSTNSNPGTSDSGCKSSQCDEGELDDPSRSKRRKNEKQSSEAGVSQGSVESDSLEDGFRWRKYGQKVVGGNAYPRSYYRCTSANCRARKHVERASDDPRAFITTYEGKHNHHLLLSPPSSSTLPFNSPQLSKQTI, from the exons ATGGAGGTGAATGATGGTGAAAGAGTGGTAATAGCAAAACCAGTTGCCTCAAGACCTTCTTCAAGTTCTGGCTTCAGGACATTCACTGAGCTTCTTACTGATTCAGTTACCGTATCTCCGCAAACGACTTGCCACGAGATTGTAGACGCTGCTATAAGACCAAAGACTTTGAGATTCAATCAGCCAGTAGCAGCTTCGGTCTCATGTCCACGG GCTGAAGTAAAAGGTATTGGAAATGGAATGTcttgtgatgatgattcagaTAGCAGAAACTACGTCGTTTATAAACCGAAAGCAAAGCTTGTCTCCAAAGCAACCGTCTCTGCATTGGCTAATATG CTTCAGGGGAATCGTCAACAAACTTGGAGACAAAGCGAAGCAGTATCCTATGGGAAGAGTGTGAGCCAAGGTACACATCGAGCAGGTCCTAATCTAGTCCAGAAAGTTCCATCTTTTACGGAATCAGAGACATCTACTGGGGATAGATCTTCTGTGGATGGATACAACTGGAGGAAATACGGACAGAAGCAAGTTAAAGGAAGTGAGTGTCCAAGGAGTTATTACAAATGCACACACCCGAAATGtccggtgaagaagaaagtagagAGATCAGTGGAAGGTCAAGTTTCAGAGATTGTGTATCAAGGTGAACATAATCACTCAAAGCCATCTTGTCCTCTTCCACGGCGTGCttcatcatcaatctcttcAGGGTTTCAAAAACCACCAAAATCGATTGCTTCTGAAGGATCAATGGGACAAGACCCTAACAATAATCTCTATTCTCCTCTATGGAACAATCAAAGCAATGACTCTACtcaaaacagaacagagaaGATGAGTGAAGGTTGTGTTATTACACCATTTGAGTTTGCTGTTCCAAGATCGACAAATTCAAATCCCGGAACTTCAGATTCCGGTTGCAAGAGTAGCCAATGTGATGAAGGAGAGCTTGATGATCCAagcagaagcaaaagaag GAAGAACGAGAAGCAATCTAGTGAAGCAGGAGTATCGCAAGGCTCAGTGGAATCAGACAGTCTTGAAGATGGATTCAGGTGGAGAAAGTATGGACAAAAAGTGGTAGGAGGCAATGCGTATCCAAGAAGTTATTACAGATGCACAAGTGCTAATTGCAGAGCAAGGAAACATGTTGAACGAGCGAGTGATGATCCAAGAGCTTTCATTACAACCTACGAGGGTAAACATAATCATCATTTGCTCTTGAGCCCTCCATCTTCCTCTACTCTTCCCTTTAACTCCCCACAACTTTCTAAGCaaacaatttga
- the TTG2 gene encoding WRKY family transcription factor family protein → MSCDDDSDSRNYVVYKPKAKLVSKATVSALANMLQGNRQQTWRQSEAVSYGKSVSQGTHRAGPNLVQKVPSFTESETSTGDRSSVDGYNWRKYGQKQVKGSECPRSYYKCTHPKCPVKKKVERSVEGQVSEIVYQGEHNHSKPSCPLPRRASSSISSGFQKPPKSIASEGSMGQDPNNNLYSPLWNNQSNDSTQNRTEKMSEGCVITPFEFAVPRSTNSNPGTSDSGCKSSQCDEGELDDPSRSKRRKNEKQSSEAGVSQGSVESDSLEDGFRWRKYGQKVVGGNAYPRSYYRCTSANCRARKHVERASDDPRAFITTYEGKHNHHLLLSPPSSSTLPFNSPQLSKQTI, encoded by the exons ATGTcttgtgatgatgattcagaTAGCAGAAACTACGTCGTTTATAAACCGAAAGCAAAGCTTGTCTCCAAAGCAACCGTCTCTGCATTGGCTAATATG CTTCAGGGGAATCGTCAACAAACTTGGAGACAAAGCGAAGCAGTATCCTATGGGAAGAGTGTGAGCCAAGGTACACATCGAGCAGGTCCTAATCTAGTCCAGAAAGTTCCATCTTTTACGGAATCAGAGACATCTACTGGGGATAGATCTTCTGTGGATGGATACAACTGGAGGAAATACGGACAGAAGCAAGTTAAAGGAAGTGAGTGTCCAAGGAGTTATTACAAATGCACACACCCGAAATGtccggtgaagaagaaagtagagAGATCAGTGGAAGGTCAAGTTTCAGAGATTGTGTATCAAGGTGAACATAATCACTCAAAGCCATCTTGTCCTCTTCCACGGCGTGCttcatcatcaatctcttcAGGGTTTCAAAAACCACCAAAATCGATTGCTTCTGAAGGATCAATGGGACAAGACCCTAACAATAATCTCTATTCTCCTCTATGGAACAATCAAAGCAATGACTCTACtcaaaacagaacagagaaGATGAGTGAAGGTTGTGTTATTACACCATTTGAGTTTGCTGTTCCAAGATCGACAAATTCAAATCCCGGAACTTCAGATTCCGGTTGCAAGAGTAGCCAATGTGATGAAGGAGAGCTTGATGATCCAagcagaagcaaaagaag GAAGAACGAGAAGCAATCTAGTGAAGCAGGAGTATCGCAAGGCTCAGTGGAATCAGACAGTCTTGAAGATGGATTCAGGTGGAGAAAGTATGGACAAAAAGTGGTAGGAGGCAATGCGTATCCAAGAAGTTATTACAGATGCACAAGTGCTAATTGCAGAGCAAGGAAACATGTTGAACGAGCGAGTGATGATCCAAGAGCTTTCATTACAACCTACGAGGGTAAACATAATCATCATTTGCTCTTGAGCCCTCCATCTTCCTCTACTCTTCCCTTTAACTCCCCACAACTTTCTAAGCaaacaatttga
- the TTG2 gene encoding WRKY family transcription factor family protein (TRANSPARENT TESTA GLABRA 2 (TTG2); CONTAINS InterPro DOMAIN/s: DNA-binding WRKY (InterPro:IPR003657); BEST Arabidopsis thaliana protein match is: WRKY DNA-binding protein 3 (TAIR:AT2G03340.1); Has 5962 Blast hits to 3069 proteins in 194 species: Archae - 0; Bacteria - 4; Metazoa - 2; Fungi - 0; Plants - 5906; Viruses - 0; Other Eukaryotes - 50 (source: NCBI BLink).): MSCDDDSDSRNYVVYKPKAKLVSKATVSALANMGNRQQTWRQSEAVSYGKSVSQGTHRAGPNLVQKVPSFTESETSTGDRSSVDGYNWRKYGQKQVKGSECPRSYYKCTHPKCPVKKKVERSVEGQVSEIVYQGEHNHSKPSCPLPRRASSSISSGFQKPPKSIASEGSMGQDPNNNLYSPLWNNQSNDSTQNRTEKMSEGCVITPFEFAVPRSTNSNPGTSDSGCKSSQCDEGELDDPSRSKRRKNEKQSSEAGVSQGSVESDSLEDGFRWRKYGQKVVGGNAYPRSYYRCTSANCRARKHVERASDDPRAFITTYEGKHNHHLLLSPPSSSTLPFNSPQLSKQTI, encoded by the exons ATGTcttgtgatgatgattcagaTAGCAGAAACTACGTCGTTTATAAACCGAAAGCAAAGCTTGTCTCCAAAGCAACCGTCTCTGCATTGGCTAATATG GGGAATCGTCAACAAACTTGGAGACAAAGCGAAGCAGTATCCTATGGGAAGAGTGTGAGCCAAGGTACACATCGAGCAGGTCCTAATCTAGTCCAGAAAGTTCCATCTTTTACGGAATCAGAGACATCTACTGGGGATAGATCTTCTGTGGATGGATACAACTGGAGGAAATACGGACAGAAGCAAGTTAAAGGAAGTGAGTGTCCAAGGAGTTATTACAAATGCACACACCCGAAATGtccggtgaagaagaaagtagagAGATCAGTGGAAGGTCAAGTTTCAGAGATTGTGTATCAAGGTGAACATAATCACTCAAAGCCATCTTGTCCTCTTCCACGGCGTGCttcatcatcaatctcttcAGGGTTTCAAAAACCACCAAAATCGATTGCTTCTGAAGGATCAATGGGACAAGACCCTAACAATAATCTCTATTCTCCTCTATGGAACAATCAAAGCAATGACTCTACtcaaaacagaacagagaaGATGAGTGAAGGTTGTGTTATTACACCATTTGAGTTTGCTGTTCCAAGATCGACAAATTCAAATCCCGGAACTTCAGATTCCGGTTGCAAGAGTAGCCAATGTGATGAAGGAGAGCTTGATGATCCAagcagaagcaaaagaag GAAGAACGAGAAGCAATCTAGTGAAGCAGGAGTATCGCAAGGCTCAGTGGAATCAGACAGTCTTGAAGATGGATTCAGGTGGAGAAAGTATGGACAAAAAGTGGTAGGAGGCAATGCGTATCCAAGAAGTTATTACAGATGCACAAGTGCTAATTGCAGAGCAAGGAAACATGTTGAACGAGCGAGTGATGATCCAAGAGCTTTCATTACAACCTACGAGGGTAAACATAATCATCATTTGCTCTTGAGCCCTCCATCTTCCTCTACTCTTCCCTTTAACTCCCCACAACTTTCTAAGCaaacaatttga